CTGTACTTTACCGCCCTTTTTAATTCCGCAACATGATTTTTCTTTCCCGGCGAAATACCATTTGGCTCCTTTATTGAAAACGCCACAGGTATCATGGATGCCGAAGTGAAAATATTGACTATAAATGGAAAACGCAGCGATACTACGGATAATAAACCGCCAAGTACGGACGCAAGGGCATCCCCCACCCTTTCTGATAACCCCGCCCTGCCGTCTATCTTCATATACTCTTTTTCCCTGCTAAGCTTAAAAAGGGTGTCATATACAACAGCAGAGTCCGTGCCGGAACGCAGGACAAAAGCCGCTGCTATAAAAATTTCCGCAAGGCAAAACATAAGAAAACTTGAAGTAAGTGAATATACCAAGAGCCCCGCAGGTAATAAAAAAGACGCCGCAATGATGGCTTTTCTTCTGCCAAAAGCATCAGCAAAATATCCGGTTGGAATTTCAAACAAAAGCATTGCTATGCTGAAAATGGCCTGCACCACAAGTACCTGCACCGAAGACAGGCCGCATTCTTTATAAAACGGTACCATAACCGGCACTATAAGCCAGAAGCTTAAGAAAAATCTTAAGACATACATTTTTGGGATATTGGATTCAAGTTTTTTCATAAATTTCCTTTTTACGCATACATTTCATTTTTTTAAGATCGGACAGCGCAGGAGCGCTGTCCCTACAAAATCTTACAACACTTCTAAAACACATTCTTGTCTTTGCACTTTCTCTCGTAGGGACA
This is a stretch of genomic DNA from Candidatus Goldiibacteriota bacterium. It encodes these proteins:
- a CDS encoding MFS transporter, which produces MKKLESNIPKMYVLRFFLSFWLIVPVMVPFYKECGLSSVQVLVVQAIFSIAMLLFEIPTGYFADAFGRRKAIIAASFLLPAGLLVYSLTSSFLMFCLAEIFIAAAFVLRSGTDSAVVYDTLFKLSREKEYMKIDGRAGLSERVGDALASVLGGLLSVVSLRFPFIVNIFTSASMIPVAFSIKEPNGISPGKKNHVAELKRAVKYSLTHPEVRALSLLFAVVFGISVVGIWTYFFFYRKHDISIMWFGILHAVFGLASGLGSFVAHKLEKNAGKKASLYFLIFPGISFLVLAYANLITSLPFIMANGFFLGFGITIIITYINDLTESSIRATVLSVAGMAKGLLFSLMAVVTGYVMDLYTLGCAHLFLGISYIIMYTFAILELHRRKVI